CTTTTCGCCCGTCGATCGTCTCAGGACGGGTATAGTGCGGGCAGTCTAACAAGCCATCATTGAACGAGTCTTCGATAGCGGAATCCTGGTGGCCCAACACACCGGGTACCAGCCGTGCCGCCGCGTCAATTAGTACCATCGCCGGCAACTCACCGCCGCTCAGCACATAGTCACCAATTGACCATTCTTCATCAATGTCACTTTCCACCACGCGCTCATCAATGCCTTCATAGCGCCCAGCGACCACTACGAGAGGGCCTGCTGAGGCGAGCGCTTGAACGCCCTGCTGATCCAGCTTACGCCCCTGGGGCGAGAGATAGATCACTGTTGGCGATTGTCCCGTCGCTTGCTCTGCTCGCTGCCGAGCATCAAAGATAGCAGCACGCAGGGTGTCTACCTTCATCAGCATGCCGGGGCCGCCGCCGTAAGGGCGATCGTCCACGCTGCGGTGGCGGTCTGTGGCGTAATCGCGCGGATTCCAAAACTCCAGGGCAATGCGCTGTTTCTCTACCGCTCGACCGACCACTCCTTGTTGGGTAATCGCATCGAACATCTCTGGAAACAGCGATACCACGCCAATCCACATAGCGGGAGCATCCGTTAAGCTACTTTCTTCACCGTTGGCTGCAGTAACGGTTGAATCAGTTACTGTGAGCTCGCTCGACAACTGCTTACTCAAACCTTTTTTCAAAACTCAGGATCCCAATTCACGACCATGCGGCCATCTTCGAGGCTGATTTCAACAATTACATCATCGGGTAAGAAAGGTAACAGCCGCTCACGCTTATCGATTGCGTCGTTATCACCGCGCACCACCATGACATCGTTTGCGCCGGTTTCAAACAGGTAACTGACCTGCCCTAACCGCTCGCCTGACTGAGTGAAGACAGTTAAACCTTCAAGCTCATGCCAGTAATACTCATCATCGGAAAGCGTAGGCAGTGCTTCTTTCGGCATCAGAATGTCCGTTTGCGCCAGCGCTTCGGCTGCCGTTCGGTCATCAACACCTTTTAGCTGCACCACAAGACCCTTGCCTTGCCGACGCCCCTGAATCACGGTCATGCGCGTAAGGGATTCCCCTCGGCGCACCCACCATTCTGGGTATTCCATGATGCTGTCTATGGGATTGGTGTAGGAGTAGACCTTAAGCCAACCTTTAATCCCGTGAGGGCTAGTTAGCTTACCAAGCACCACATGTGCGTCGTCTGTATGGCTAGTTTCAAAACGCGTCATCGACGACCGCTCCAACAAATTACAACGACAACATCACCTACTATCACTTACTAACAGTCACGCATTAACAGACTTAAGCCTGTTTACGCGCTTCTTTAACCAGCTCAGCAACACGACCAGACAACTGGGCGCCTTGGCTCTGCCAGTGAGTAACACGCTCAAGATCAACGCGCAGACGCTCTTCTTGACCACGGGCAACCGGGTTGAAGAAGCCGATACGCTCGATGAAACGGCCGTCACGGGCGTTGCGCGAATCAGTAACAGTCAGGTGATAAAAGGGACGCTTTTTGGCGCCACCACGTGCCAAACGAATGGTAACCATACGATAACTATCCTTCGGTTGAGGTTACGAGAGTGTGGAATAGCGCAGATCGCTAACAGAACACTCGTCATACTATTTTCTCGGCACTGCAGACTAAAATCAGTGATTTGCTGCGTACCATCAGGTTCTTCACTGGCAGATGGTAAGGCGATGCTCGCGCATTTTTGCCAACACCCACGCATGAAGAGGCCGCATTCTACGCAAATGCGCTCTGCTTGGAAAGCCTGACAGCCAGAAAACTCTTAAGCCGTCAACCTTGCCAAGCACGTTACAACGTTACCAACAATGGCTTAACGCCAGGGAAGACCGCCCGGGCCACCCATACCGCCCATGCCACCCGCACCGCCAGGACCACCCGGCCCGCCGCCGCCCATCATGCCCGACATGCCGCGCATCATTTTCTGCATCCCGCCTTTTTTGCCTGCTTTTTTCATCATTTTCTGCATCTGCTTATGCTGTTTTAGCAGGCGATTCAGGTCAGGTACTTGCAGGCCAGCACCCGCTGCAATACGGCGCTTGCGCGAGCCATTGATAATATCGGGCTTGCGGCGCTCTTTGGGTGTCATTGAGTTAATCAACGCTTCCAGCTTGCCAAGCTCTTTTTCCGGACCAGGGCCTTGTGCCATTTCAGCCATTTGCCCCATGCCTGGTAGCTTGCCAAGCAGGCCACCCATGCCACCCATTTTCTTGAGCTGCTGTAACTGATCACGAAAATCTTCCAGATCAAAGCCATCGCCCTTCTTGACCTTACTGGCCAGCTTAGCGGCTTTATCTTTATCCACCGTGCGTTCGGCTTCTTCGATCAGCGACAGCATGTCGCCCATACCCAGAATCCGTGATGCCACACGGTCCGGGTGGAACGGCTCAAGGGCATCGACTTTCTCACCAACCCCCATGAACTTAATGGGCTTACCAGTGATATGGCGTACCGAAAGTGCCGCACCACCACGGGCATCACCGTCAGCCTTGGTGAGAATCACCCCGGTCAGCGGTAGTGCATCGTGAAATGCCTTCGCCGTGTTCACCGCATCCTGGCCGGTCATGGCATCGACCACAAACAGCGTTTCTTCCGGTGAAATAGCCTTATGCAGTGCCTGAATTTCGGCCATCATCGCTTCATCGATGGCCAGCCGCCCAGCGGTATCGACTAATACGACATCATGGAACTGAATTTTGGCGTGTTTGATTGCCGCTGTGGCAATATCCACCGGTTTCTGATCGGAACGGGACGGAAAGAAATCAACCTGAACTTCTTTTGCCAACGTCTCTAGCTGATCAATCGCCGCCGGACGATAAACGTCGGCAGAGACCACCAGCACTTTTTTCTTTTCGCGCTCGCGCAGGTAGCGCGCTAGTTTGGCAACAGAAGTGGTTTTACCCGCCCCCTGAAGGCCAGCCATCAACACGACAGCAGGCGAGCCTTTTAGGGATAAGCCTTCATTGGCTTCGCCCATAATCGCTTCCAGCTCTTGCTGGACGATTTTAACGAATTGCTGGCCTGGCGAAAGGCTCTTCGAGACTTCCTGGCCAACAGCGCGTTCACGAACACGTTCAATAAATGCCTTCACCACCGGCAAGGCAACATCGGCCTCTAGTAGTGCTTTACGCACTTCGCGTAGGGTGTCTTTAATGTTGTCGTCAGTTAGCCGCGCTTGGCCTTTGATCGACTTCAACGTCTGGGAAAGACGCTCACTCAGATTCTGAAACATGGGGCCTCTGCCTCCGTCGTTGTCGCCAGGCGGTCACACCGGACGAATGTTTAATCGATTATACGCGCTCGCCGCGCGAGTCTCCATGGTCGTCAACGTTGGTTATCGATGGCTGTGCGACGCCGCCATGATTGGTTATAGTAGGCGAACTGTTCTAGCTTGAACGATTTAGCACCGCTGACTTTCACAGCGTTGATTCGATGACACTGGATTCAACAACGCGCTGCAAGGCGCACGGATAGCATCATGCAGGCGCTCCCTTTCGCCACGATCGCTTTTATACTTTATGTCGCCGCTGCCATCTGGCAGGGCATGACTTTATTTCGTCGCGTACCACCACGCCAGGGCATGGTGCGTTTGCTAGGTGCGCTTGGGCTTTTATTGCATATCCCAGTGGTTGTGGAGCTTGTTAGCTCAGCACCAGGGCTGCTACCTGGCTTCACTACCAGCGCAACGCTTCTGATGGCAGTTGCCGTCAACGTTGTGCTCGTCGCCAGTCTGTTTAAGCCGGTGCTCAACGCTGGCATCGTGCTATTCCCTCTCGCAGGTATCGCGCTTATTTTTGCTACCTGGTTACCGAGCCAGGGCAGTCAAAGCGGCTTAACCCCCGGCATTCTACTGCATGCCGTCAGTTCTGCGTTGGCCTTTGCCGTCTTGGCGATTGCAGCAATTCAAGCGGTTCTTGTTGGCCTGCAGAACCAAGCACTGCGTCATCACCATATTCGTGGCATTGTGCAATCGCTACCACCGCTGACCACCATGGAAAGAGTGCTGTTTGAACTGGTATGGTCGGGCATCCTGTTGCTGACACTATCAATCATCAGCGGACTAATCTTCCTCGACAATATGTTCGCTCAGCATTTGGTCCATAAAACGGTACTCTCGCTGGGGGCGTGGATTATTTTTACCACGCTCTTAGTGGGTAGATATCGCTTTGGCTGGCGCGGCATGCGCGCTGTACGCTGGACGCTAGGCGGATGCGCCCTGCTACTGCTTGCTTATTTCGGCAGCAAGTTTGTACTGG
This genomic window from Halomonas sp. TD01 contains:
- the rimM gene encoding ribosome maturation factor RimM (Essential for efficient processing of 16S rRNA); amino-acid sequence: MTRFETSHTDDAHVVLGKLTSPHGIKGWLKVYSYTNPIDSIMEYPEWWVRRGESLTRMTVIQGRRQGKGLVVQLKGVDDRTAAEALAQTDILMPKEALPTLSDDEYYWHELEGLTVFTQSGERLGQVSYLFETGANDVMVVRGDNDAIDKRERLLPFLPDDVIVEISLEDGRMVVNWDPEF
- the rpsP gene encoding 30S ribosomal protein S16, whose translation is MVTIRLARGGAKKRPFYHLTVTDSRNARDGRFIERIGFFNPVARGQEERLRVDLERVTHWQSQGAQLSGRVAELVKEARKQA
- a CDS encoding cytochrome C assembly family protein; the protein is MQALPFATIAFILYVAAAIWQGMTLFRRVPPRQGMVRLLGALGLLLHIPVVVELVSSAPGLLPGFTTSATLLMAVAVNVVLVASLFKPVLNAGIVLFPLAGIALIFATWLPSQGSQSGLTPGILLHAVSSALAFAVLAIAAIQAVLVGLQNQALRHHHIRGIVQSLPPLTTMERVLFELVWSGILLLTLSIISGLIFLDNMFAQHLVHKTVLSLGAWIIFTTLLVGRYRFGWRGMRAVRWTLGGCALLLLAYFGSKFVLEILLNR
- the trmD gene encoding tRNA (guanosine(37)-N1)-methyltransferase TrmD, encoding MWIGVVSLFPEMFDAITQQGVVGRAVEKQRIALEFWNPRDYATDRHRSVDDRPYGGGPGMLMKVDTLRAAIFDARQRAEQATGQSPTVIYLSPQGRKLDQQGVQALASAGPLVVVAGRYEGIDERVVESDIDEEWSIGDYVLSGGELPAMVLIDAAARLVPGVLGHQDSAIEDSFNDGLLDCPHYTRPETIDGRKVPDVLLSGNHAAIKRWRLKQSLGRTWQRRPDLLAGRTLDAEQQRLLDEFVEEHALSTK
- the ffh gene encoding signal recognition particle protein, which gives rise to MFQNLSERLSQTLKSIKGQARLTDDNIKDTLREVRKALLEADVALPVVKAFIERVRERAVGQEVSKSLSPGQQFVKIVQQELEAIMGEANEGLSLKGSPAVVLMAGLQGAGKTTSVAKLARYLREREKKKVLVVSADVYRPAAIDQLETLAKEVQVDFFPSRSDQKPVDIATAAIKHAKIQFHDVVLVDTAGRLAIDEAMMAEIQALHKAISPEETLFVVDAMTGQDAVNTAKAFHDALPLTGVILTKADGDARGGAALSVRHITGKPIKFMGVGEKVDALEPFHPDRVASRILGMGDMLSLIEEAERTVDKDKAAKLASKVKKGDGFDLEDFRDQLQQLKKMGGMGGLLGKLPGMGQMAEMAQGPGPEKELGKLEALINSMTPKERRKPDIINGSRKRRIAAGAGLQVPDLNRLLKQHKQMQKMMKKAGKKGGMQKMMRGMSGMMGGGGPGGPGGAGGMGGMGGPGGLPWR